A DNA window from Lepidochelys kempii isolate rLepKem1 chromosome 9, rLepKem1.hap2, whole genome shotgun sequence contains the following coding sequences:
- the GPR160 gene encoding probable G-protein coupled receptor 160, which produces MAAMSCENCSFQYYSQLNQPLEASCMLLLIMLGKVSLNLFMLGVRRRDVKQSFMGYFCISLAVLDFTLLVNIAFISYFEDFALWGMRFTKYHICLFTQIISFTYGVLHYPVCLVSVLDYYMTIAQTPKPASIGQRLFYILAVVFIWISVLFYILKVPAVSAELEIQNHFFTCPFYISVQSYWLSLAIVFVICVAFVICWSEVITMVRSVRIISFTSETVLIFSYASDCNCTVCKKQLLTRLLICFLGTWAPFVFLQMIILLLGAQIPAYMEMNVPWLYFINSFLIATAFWFRCHDIRLTEGTWSADPFVSWKFCFIPFNNQNTEQAEKSGTVIIC; this is translated from the coding sequence ATGGCTGCCATGTCTTGTGAAAATTGTTCCTTTCAATACTACAGCCAACTCAATCAACCTCTTGAAGCTAGCTGTATGCTGCTCCTGATTATGCTTGGAAAAGTGTCCCTCAATCTCTTCATGTTGGGAGTTAGAAGACGGGATGTAAAACAAAGTTTTATGGGATATTTCTGTATTTCACTGGCAGTCCTTGACTTCACACTTCTGGTGAATATAGCTTTCATCTCGTATTTTGAGGACTTTGCACTTTGGGGTATGAGATTTACCAAGTACCACATTTGTCTATTCACTCAGATAATTTCCTTTACGTATGGTGTCTTGCATTACCCAGTTTGTCTTGTGTCTGTTCTAGATTATTACATGACTATAGCTCAAACCCCTAAACCTGCTAGCATAGGTCAAAGGCTATTTTATATACTTGCTGTGGTTTTTATATGGATTTCAGTCCTCTTTTATATTCTGAAAGTTCCAGCTGTCTCTGCAGAATTAGAAATACAGAACCACTTTTTTACATGCCCTTTCTATATCAGTGTTCAGAGCTACTGGCTATCATTAGCCATTGTGTTTGTCATATGTGTGGCTTTTGTGATTTGTTGGTCAGAAGTTATAACTATGGTGCGGTCTGTCAGGATTATTTCCTTTACAAGTGAgactgttttaattttttcatatGCATCTGACTGCAATTGTACAGTCTGTAAAAAGCAGCTTTTGACAAGACTCCTCATCTGCTTTCTTGGTACTTGGGCAccttttgttttccttcagaTGATCATCTTGTTGCTCGGTGCTCAGATTCCAGCCTACATGGAGATGAATGTCCCCTGGCTATACTTCATAAACAGCTTTCTAATCGCAACAGCATTCTGGTTTAGGTGTCATGACATTCGATTGACAGAGGGGACGTGGTCTGCAGATCCATTTGTCAGCTGGAAATTCTGCTTCATCCCATTTAACAATCAAAATACAGAGCAAGCTGAAAAGTCAGGCACAGTAATCATCTGTTAA